From a single Methylacidiphilum kamchatkense Kam1 genomic region:
- a CDS encoding ABC transporter ATP-binding protein has protein sequence MNNYVLEARSISKSYILGSACIEVLSKLSVRFEEGLFFTIQGASGSGKTTLLQLLGGLEKPDKGYILYRGENILQLSAKELAKWRAETIGFVFQSYHLLPELSALENIELPALIIGKGNQKKAMELLEAVGLEKRANHRPNELSGGEQQRVAIARALRNDPPVILADEPTGNLDGETGKQIIHLLLSIQKEKNKTLILVTHEREIATLGDKQLLLSHGKITEIESKFST, from the coding sequence ATGAATAATTATGTTCTTGAAGCTCGTTCCATCAGCAAATCCTATATACTTGGCTCTGCCTGTATTGAAGTGTTGTCTAAACTCAGTGTTCGATTTGAAGAAGGCCTTTTTTTTACCATCCAGGGGGCTTCAGGATCAGGCAAAACGACTCTTCTGCAACTCCTTGGAGGATTAGAAAAACCAGATAAAGGCTATATCCTTTACCGAGGAGAGAATATATTGCAACTGTCTGCCAAAGAATTGGCCAAATGGCGGGCAGAAACAATAGGATTTGTTTTTCAATCTTATCATCTCCTGCCAGAGCTTTCGGCTCTTGAAAATATAGAGCTGCCCGCATTAATCATTGGAAAAGGTAACCAAAAAAAAGCTATGGAACTATTAGAAGCCGTTGGACTGGAGAAAAGAGCCAACCATCGACCCAATGAGCTTTCGGGAGGCGAACAACAAAGAGTAGCTATTGCTAGAGCTTTAAGGAACGATCCTCCAGTGATTCTAGCCGACGAACCAACAGGAAACCTGGATGGAGAAACTGGTAAACAGATCATCCATCTACTCTTATCCATTCAAAAAGAAAAAAACAAAACACTCATTCTTGTAACCCATGAAAGAGAGATTGCAACTTTAGGAGATAAACAACTCTTGCTTAGTCATGGAAAAATAACTGAAATAGAAAGTAAGTTTTCAACTTAA
- the ilvE gene encoding branched-chain-amino-acid transaminase: MKIYINGLFYPKEEAKISVFDHGLLYGDGVFEGIRAYNRRVFRLERHIERLFYSAKAINLSIPLSPEEFSEAILETCRQNEIENGYIRAVVTRGIGDLGLNPLHCQQPTIFIIADKILLYNPKIYQEGLTVRTVSTRISSHSSISPAIKSLNYLNKILAKIEANLSGADEGLLLNQLDHIAECTSENIFLVKNGIVMTPPVSAGLLPGITRETILSLAKEMELKTEEKNLVLYDIWTAEEVFITGTGAEIAPVVEVDGRPIGKRKPGEITLLLMKKFRELTQHSGVHIYAKEDS; this comes from the coding sequence ATGAAAATCTACATCAATGGTCTTTTTTATCCAAAAGAAGAGGCTAAAATTTCGGTATTCGATCATGGACTGCTCTACGGAGATGGGGTCTTTGAAGGAATCAGAGCGTATAACCGGCGTGTATTTCGGTTAGAAAGGCATATTGAAAGACTCTTTTATTCTGCCAAAGCCATCAATCTATCCATTCCTTTATCCCCGGAAGAATTCTCCGAAGCTATTCTAGAAACCTGTAGGCAAAACGAGATCGAGAATGGTTACATCCGAGCTGTCGTTACCAGAGGGATAGGTGATTTAGGACTCAATCCATTACACTGTCAACAACCTACTATCTTCATTATTGCTGATAAAATTTTGCTTTATAATCCAAAAATCTATCAAGAAGGCCTTACCGTTCGAACCGTCTCCACACGTATATCGTCTCATAGCTCAATTAGTCCTGCCATCAAATCCTTAAACTATCTAAATAAGATATTAGCAAAAATTGAAGCTAATCTTTCAGGAGCCGATGAAGGACTTTTGCTCAACCAACTCGATCATATTGCCGAATGTACGTCTGAAAACATCTTTTTAGTTAAGAATGGTATCGTGATGACCCCCCCAGTATCCGCAGGCCTCTTACCAGGCATTACAAGAGAAACCATTCTTAGCTTGGCAAAAGAGATGGAATTGAAAACGGAAGAAAAAAATCTAGTCCTATATGACATTTGGACAGCAGAAGAAGTTTTTATTACTGGAACTGGAGCTGAAATTGCTCCTGTCGTCGAAGTGGATGGAAGACCCATAGGCAAAAGAAAGCCCGGCGAGATCACCCTTCTCCTTATGAAAAAATTTAGAGAGTTGACACAGCATTCAGGTGTCCATATTTACGCCAAGGAAGACTCTTAA
- a CDS encoding UvrB/UvrC motif-containing protein: protein MKCAFCNETATVHLTQIVGEKMQKIDLCEKCAKEKGITDSMAFSLTDMLLGDETAKNHIHEGELSCPQCGFTETDFKKTGRLGCPACYETFSEIIETILKDMHKGVVHKGKTPKKFAKTQFYQTKIKRLQEDLKKAVAQEKYEEAATIRDEIAQLENLIKS, encoded by the coding sequence ATGAAATGCGCTTTTTGTAATGAAACAGCTACTGTTCATCTCACTCAAATTGTGGGAGAGAAAATGCAGAAAATAGATCTGTGTGAGAAATGCGCCAAAGAGAAAGGAATCACGGACTCTATGGCCTTTTCTCTAACCGATATGCTTCTTGGAGATGAAACGGCTAAAAATCATATTCATGAAGGAGAACTGAGTTGTCCTCAGTGTGGATTTACTGAAACCGATTTCAAGAAAACAGGAAGACTCGGTTGTCCCGCCTGCTACGAAACTTTTTCCGAGATTATTGAAACCATCCTTAAAGACATGCATAAGGGAGTGGTTCATAAAGGAAAGACTCCAAAAAAGTTTGCAAAAACCCAGTTTTACCAAACCAAAATCAAACGCCTTCAAGAAGATTTAAAGAAAGCTGTAGCTCAAGAAAAATACGAGGAAGCAGCTACGATTAGGGATGAAATAGCGCAGCTAGAAAATCTTATAAAATCCTAA
- the gndA gene encoding NADP-dependent phosphogluconate dehydrogenase, whose protein sequence is MGKSFIGIIGLGVMGRNLALNILDHGFTVSGFDKDHSKVIALKEESKGMASSYDSVENFIHSLEKPKKILFFVPAGPIVDQVIEELLPFLESGDILIDGGNSFFRDTERRQKELKNRNIFFIGMGTSGGESGARHGPSLMVGGEKEAYEHLRTLLEAISAKVEGEPCVDYMGRGAAGHYVKMVHNGIEYGIMELIGECYDFAHRVLKLDEKKISDLFEQWSKEELASYLMEITVHILRKRDDKSNDLLLHKVLDVARQLGTGAWTSEEAFSLQVPAPIIDAAVTIRNLSSRVEERKAYGQHFKSGLVSEISEETFSSPFYEELKKALFLGIICTYAQGFSLLSEASKRYGYAIDMEKVAKVWRGGCIIRSQFLEKIRAAFQGNPQLSNLLLDPNIFSEIKEKNLLSSLRNFCLYAIKVGLPAYAFLSSLSYIDAFRSEKLPANLIQLQRDYFGSHTYERIDLEGTFHTIWE, encoded by the coding sequence ATGGGAAAAAGCTTTATTGGAATCATTGGTCTTGGGGTTATGGGTAGGAATCTTGCCCTCAACATTCTTGATCATGGCTTTACTGTTTCTGGCTTTGACAAGGATCACTCTAAAGTCATTGCCCTAAAGGAAGAATCCAAGGGGATGGCTTCTTCTTATGATTCAGTGGAGAATTTTATTCATTCACTAGAAAAACCAAAAAAAATCTTATTTTTTGTTCCTGCAGGTCCTATCGTTGATCAAGTCATTGAAGAGCTGCTCCCTTTTTTGGAAAGTGGCGATATCCTCATTGACGGAGGCAATTCCTTCTTCCGTGATACGGAAAGGCGACAAAAGGAGTTAAAAAACAGAAACATCTTTTTCATTGGCATGGGGACATCTGGGGGAGAAAGCGGTGCCCGTCATGGACCTAGCCTTATGGTTGGAGGAGAGAAGGAGGCCTATGAACATTTGAGAACGTTGCTAGAGGCCATCTCAGCGAAAGTTGAAGGAGAGCCTTGTGTGGACTACATGGGTAGAGGGGCAGCAGGTCATTATGTAAAGATGGTTCATAACGGAATCGAATATGGAATCATGGAGTTAATTGGAGAATGTTACGACTTTGCGCATAGAGTCCTCAAGTTGGATGAAAAGAAAATTTCAGATCTTTTTGAACAGTGGTCTAAGGAAGAACTAGCTAGTTATTTGATGGAAATAACTGTCCATATTTTACGGAAAAGAGACGATAAGTCCAACGACCTATTGTTACATAAAGTCCTCGATGTTGCTAGACAACTTGGAACAGGCGCCTGGACTTCTGAAGAAGCTTTTTCGCTCCAAGTTCCTGCCCCAATCATTGATGCAGCTGTTACCATACGCAACCTTTCTTCTCGAGTGGAAGAACGAAAAGCGTATGGCCAACATTTTAAATCAGGTCTAGTAAGTGAAATTTCGGAAGAAACTTTTTCTTCTCCTTTTTATGAAGAGCTAAAGAAAGCTCTTTTTTTAGGCATCATTTGTACGTATGCCCAAGGTTTTTCCTTGCTGAGTGAAGCTTCCAAAAGATACGGTTATGCCATTGACATGGAGAAAGTGGCAAAAGTGTGGAGAGGAGGATGCATTATCCGTTCGCAGTTTTTAGAAAAAATTCGCGCGGCTTTCCAAGGCAACCCTCAATTGTCCAATCTCTTATTAGATCCTAATATTTTTAGTGAAATAAAAGAAAAAAATCTCCTTAGTTCTTTGCGAAACTTCTGTTTATACGCAATTAAAGTCGGCCTTCCGGCGTATGCATTTCTTTCTTCACTAAGCTATATTGATGCTTTCCGAAGTGAAAAATTACCAGCAAATTTAATACAACTCCAACGCGATTATTTTGGTTCCCACACCTACGAAAGAATTGATCTGGAAGGAACATTTCACACAATTTGGGAATAA
- a CDS encoding ribose-5-phosphate isomerase translates to MKIALGSDHAGFHYKEKVKKFLEESCLEVIDCGTFAADPPVDYPDYIRPAALLVAQGKADRAIVFGGSGNGEAMVANKVKGIRCAYCFNEESARLGRLHNDANAISMGERLISEEMALKIVKIFLETPFEGGRHIQRIKKMMEYENA, encoded by the coding sequence ATGAAAATCGCTCTAGGATCTGATCATGCAGGATTTCATTATAAAGAGAAGGTAAAAAAATTCTTAGAAGAGTCATGTCTCGAAGTCATTGATTGCGGAACATTTGCTGCTGATCCTCCAGTAGATTATCCCGATTATATTAGGCCAGCTGCTTTATTGGTCGCCCAAGGGAAAGCCGATAGAGCAATCGTTTTTGGAGGTTCGGGCAATGGAGAAGCTATGGTCGCCAATAAAGTCAAAGGGATACGCTGTGCCTACTGTTTTAATGAGGAATCGGCACGCCTAGGCAGGCTCCATAATGATGCAAATGCTATTTCGATGGGAGAAAGATTAATTTCTGAAGAAATGGCTTTGAAGATTGTTAAAATTTTTCTAGAAACCCCTTTCGAAGGTGGTCGACATATTCAACGAATCAAAAAAATGATGGAGTACGAAAACGCCTAG
- a CDS encoding RloB domain-containing protein yields MKTLFVAIGTVPMVLSQTLDEEMRSPFYRAKKKNIFVACEGKSEQGYVALLNELAKEQNPPLSVVLRPFCLGGGGPSSMVKEAINKARKESYKEKVILIDDDVCSANPDECQKAEEKAEENGFSIIWQKPNHEGFLLMHLLNEQEYPSLTANNVQAMLQREWPEYEKPQTKDDLRRRIGSKEVERAARRIPQLKKLLQMMGWSLR; encoded by the coding sequence GTGAAGACTTTGTTCGTGGCTATTGGCACGGTGCCTATGGTGCTCTCCCAAACATTGGATGAAGAAATGCGTTCCCCTTTTTACAGGGCTAAGAAAAAAAATATCTTTGTTGCTTGTGAAGGCAAAAGCGAGCAAGGATACGTGGCTCTTCTTAACGAGCTGGCAAAGGAACAGAATCCACCCCTATCCGTTGTTCTTAGACCTTTTTGTTTAGGAGGGGGTGGGCCGAGTTCAATGGTTAAAGAAGCGATTAATAAAGCAAGGAAGGAGTCCTATAAAGAGAAGGTGATTCTCATTGATGATGACGTGTGTAGCGCCAATCCCGATGAATGTCAGAAAGCAGAAGAAAAAGCCGAAGAAAACGGCTTTTCTATTATCTGGCAAAAACCCAATCATGAAGGATTTTTGCTGATGCATCTTCTTAATGAACAGGAATATCCATCCCTTACAGCAAACAACGTCCAAGCAATGCTACAAAGGGAATGGCCTGAATATGAAAAACCCCAAACAAAGGATGATTTACGCAGACGAATCGGCTCTAAGGAAGTAGAACGAGCGGCAAGAAGAATACCACAATTAAAGAAGCTTCTTCAAATGATGGGTTGGTCTTTGCGCTAA
- a CDS encoding AAA family ATPase encodes MYRYELEIQSQKGSFPSSVTKESLFYQPSTRRKPFLVFERGSDGTVKGSNLFPIIQTTPTIKVRPNTSVISTYAQLGHQIALEFQKALQGFQSNLWEADLTPPSLIFLFRQHPDLLKDANRELRRLDLRLLELTVSDNGELIFKHQGLNEPIPWGFESNGTQSFIRSFPRLWIALNTGGIAVLDELDASIHPEVLREIISWFWDPQKNRHNAQLFFSCHNVLLLNELQKEEILLCEKTPKEGYTRMYRLADIKGIRKSEDFVRGYWHGAYGALPNIG; translated from the coding sequence GTGTATCGGTATGAGCTTGAAATTCAAAGCCAGAAAGGATCGTTTCCTTCCTCGGTCACAAAAGAATCTCTTTTTTATCAACCCAGCACGAGACGGAAGCCCTTTCTAGTATTTGAGCGGGGGAGTGATGGAACAGTCAAAGGAAGCAATTTATTTCCAATCATCCAAACCACTCCCACTATTAAAGTTCGTCCAAACACAAGCGTCATTTCCACCTATGCGCAGCTAGGGCATCAGATAGCTCTTGAGTTCCAAAAGGCTTTGCAGGGATTTCAATCCAATCTTTGGGAGGCAGATCTGACTCCTCCGTCGCTGATTTTTTTATTTCGACAGCATCCAGATCTTTTGAAAGATGCTAACCGGGAACTGCGCCGGCTGGATTTAAGACTTCTTGAACTAACGGTTTCTGACAATGGGGAGCTTATTTTTAAACATCAGGGCTTAAATGAACCAATTCCATGGGGTTTTGAAAGCAATGGCACCCAGTCATTTATTCGCTCTTTTCCACGTCTTTGGATAGCTTTGAATACTGGAGGGATTGCCGTTCTTGATGAGCTTGATGCTTCCATTCACCCAGAAGTGCTTCGAGAGATTATCAGTTGGTTTTGGGATCCCCAAAAGAATCGCCACAACGCACAGCTATTCTTTAGCTGCCACAATGTTCTACTGTTAAATGAACTCCAAAAAGAGGAAATCCTTTTGTGCGAGAAAACCCCAAAAGAAGGGTATACAAGGATGTACCGGCTAGCTGACATAAAAGGTATTCGTAAAAGTGAAGACTTTGTTCGTGGCTATTGGCACGGTGCCTATGGTGCTCTCCCAAACATTGGATGA
- a CDS encoding AAA family ATPase, whose amino-acid sequence MLFRLEIENFYSVAERQAIDFSLRVPEDPRFALVYPNSKKRAPKLVAVFGPNASGKTVFLRAIAFLALFARDSFQFPPNQPLPTFSFKNEHWAKNPTRLAVEIGGRPLFPETEGATYPRECIGMSLKFKARKDRFLPRSQKNLFFINPARDGSPF is encoded by the coding sequence ATGCTTTTCAGGCTAGAAATCGAAAATTTTTACTCCGTAGCCGAACGACAAGCGATTGATTTTTCCCTACGAGTCCCCGAGGATCCTCGTTTTGCATTGGTCTATCCAAATTCTAAGAAGCGAGCGCCTAAACTAGTAGCTGTCTTTGGGCCCAACGCTTCTGGGAAAACGGTGTTCCTTCGGGCGATTGCGTTTTTGGCTTTGTTTGCTAGAGACAGCTTCCAATTTCCACCAAATCAGCCCCTGCCGACTTTTTCATTTAAAAACGAACATTGGGCAAAAAATCCAACGCGGCTTGCAGTGGAAATTGGAGGAAGACCGCTATTTCCCGAAACAGAGGGAGCAACGTATCCCCGGGAGTGTATCGGTATGAGCTTGAAATTCAAAGCCAGAAAGGATCGTTTCCTTCCTCGGTCACAAAAGAATCTCTTTTTTATCAACCCAGCACGAGACGGAAGCCCTTTCTAG
- a CDS encoding bifunctional YncE family protein/alkaline phosphatase family protein: protein MSNFIFYLVFFLCFPLVNCHLQASQNEKGIDQGYSSTGLRINYSEIPGYHVEDIVVDTDSGELPVSGATAIAISPIEDTLLLLTSGYNKHFNPNGQVIPEQSKEYVFIYDISRGYPQKMATVSIPNSFMGIDWNPDGREFYVSGGMDDVIYAFKGFEQHWSFSRPPLSLNHSKGNGIETKPVVSGLRVSPDGKFLAVANFTNDSISMIDLENWKKIGELDLRPGKIDPRYVGTPGGEYPLDIAWIGKDKIYVSSLRDREIDIISFENNIMKLSKRLYLQGQPNRIIVNSTFNRAYITEDNADRLTIIDTSIDKVIESIPTMGQPSGKLLQGAAPNNLSLDPNGKFLYVTNGGMNCLSLIKLSPYAQGITKKNNPQSKSELLCLIPTGWYPSAVGLRSDGKWIYVCNFKSRFGPNNEQWEKPIALNNEFFKKWLSKNQFILQKYYSTLLSFPQLKANTYKTLTEAVIENNHLKEDFKAPLSLFSKLHTLVHHVLYIIKENRSYDQLFGDLKSGNGDPDLAILAPYAPNHRKLATQFVLLDNFLDSGEVSGNGWLWSTAARSLDITEKTVPLHYSGRGISYDWEGMNRNINIGESSFESRKKADPLLPKDPDILPGNSDISAPDGPEGELGLGYLWDEAMRRGISIRNYGFFGDLTRYHLPKDHPSFIPLARNPYKENIVQFFPTKASLAKVSDLFYRGFDMKYPDFWRFKEWEREFDDFVKNHNLPTLELIRLPHDHFGLFGQGIDKIDTVETQMADNDYALGLIVEKIAHSPYKDDTLIFVIEDDAQNGVDHVDAHRSIALIIGPYVKQGITISTRYTTINLIKTIEKILGIGPLSVYDQFSQPMSNIFDLKQKNWSYTAIVPEILNTTDLPLPNKKPIQHAVHDSAFWNALMSEEDFSKEDKLDVDRFNKALWIGLKGNNQPYPHLKLKNKN, encoded by the coding sequence ATGTCTAATTTTATTTTCTATTTGGTTTTTTTTCTATGTTTTCCTTTGGTCAATTGTCATCTTCAGGCTTCTCAAAATGAAAAAGGAATAGACCAAGGTTATAGTTCTACGGGTCTTCGGATTAATTATTCAGAAATACCCGGATATCATGTAGAAGATATAGTTGTAGACACAGATTCAGGTGAACTCCCTGTCTCTGGAGCTACAGCCATAGCCATAAGCCCAATCGAAGATACCCTTCTACTTTTGACAAGCGGCTACAATAAGCACTTTAACCCAAATGGACAAGTCATTCCCGAGCAATCTAAAGAATATGTCTTTATTTACGATATCTCACGCGGCTACCCTCAAAAAATGGCTACGGTGAGTATCCCCAACTCATTTATGGGGATCGATTGGAATCCAGATGGGAGGGAATTTTACGTATCCGGCGGAATGGACGATGTCATTTATGCTTTTAAAGGTTTTGAACAACATTGGTCCTTTTCTCGTCCTCCTCTGAGCCTTAATCATTCGAAAGGAAATGGTATTGAGACCAAACCAGTTGTTTCTGGCCTTCGAGTCAGTCCAGATGGAAAATTCCTTGCGGTTGCTAATTTTACTAATGATTCCATTAGCATGATCGATTTGGAAAATTGGAAAAAAATTGGAGAACTCGATCTACGTCCTGGGAAAATCGATCCTAGATATGTCGGAACTCCAGGTGGGGAATATCCATTAGATATTGCTTGGATAGGCAAAGACAAAATTTATGTTTCAAGCCTTAGAGATAGAGAAATAGACATCATAAGCTTCGAAAATAACATCATGAAACTTTCCAAAAGACTGTATCTTCAAGGCCAACCAAATCGAATCATTGTCAATAGCACTTTTAATCGAGCCTATATTACTGAAGATAATGCTGACCGGCTAACTATTATCGATACAAGCATCGACAAAGTCATAGAATCCATCCCAACAATGGGACAACCTTCCGGAAAACTGCTCCAAGGAGCTGCTCCCAATAACCTCTCACTCGATCCCAACGGAAAATTCCTTTATGTCACGAATGGCGGGATGAACTGTCTTTCACTTATCAAACTAAGCCCTTATGCTCAAGGGATCACAAAAAAGAACAACCCTCAATCGAAAAGTGAGCTCTTATGTCTCATCCCAACAGGCTGGTATCCTTCTGCCGTAGGCCTACGATCCGATGGAAAATGGATTTATGTCTGTAATTTTAAAAGCCGATTTGGCCCAAACAACGAACAATGGGAAAAACCAATAGCTTTAAATAACGAATTTTTTAAAAAGTGGTTATCGAAAAATCAATTTATCCTACAAAAATACTATTCGACTCTTTTGAGTTTTCCTCAACTCAAAGCTAACACTTATAAAACTCTTACGGAAGCTGTTATTGAAAATAATCATTTAAAAGAAGATTTCAAAGCGCCACTTTCTCTATTTAGCAAGCTCCACACTCTAGTGCATCACGTCCTTTATATTATCAAAGAAAATAGAAGTTACGATCAGCTTTTCGGCGATCTGAAATCGGGTAATGGAGATCCAGATCTTGCGATTTTAGCACCCTATGCCCCCAATCACAGGAAACTGGCCACTCAATTCGTCCTTTTAGACAACTTCCTTGATAGTGGAGAAGTGAGCGGCAATGGCTGGCTTTGGAGTACTGCAGCGAGGTCCTTAGACATCACCGAAAAAACTGTTCCACTCCACTATAGTGGTCGTGGCATCAGTTATGATTGGGAAGGAATGAACAGAAATATTAATATTGGGGAATCATCTTTTGAATCCAGAAAAAAAGCTGACCCTCTTTTACCCAAAGATCCAGACATTCTCCCAGGAAATAGCGATATTTCTGCGCCCGATGGACCAGAAGGAGAGTTAGGGCTGGGATATCTATGGGATGAGGCCATGAGAAGAGGAATCTCCATACGAAATTATGGGTTTTTTGGAGATTTGACTCGATATCATTTGCCCAAAGATCATCCCTCATTTATTCCTTTAGCCAGGAATCCCTACAAAGAAAATATCGTTCAATTTTTCCCAACTAAGGCTTCTCTAGCTAAAGTCAGTGATCTTTTTTACCGCGGATTCGACATGAAATACCCAGATTTTTGGAGGTTTAAAGAATGGGAAAGGGAATTTGATGATTTCGTAAAAAATCACAATCTTCCCACGCTGGAACTCATAAGGCTTCCACACGATCATTTTGGATTATTTGGTCAAGGAATAGATAAAATTGATACAGTAGAAACTCAGATGGCAGACAACGATTATGCCCTTGGACTCATTGTTGAAAAGATCGCCCATAGCCCTTATAAAGATGACACTCTTATTTTCGTGATTGAAGACGATGCGCAAAATGGGGTTGACCATGTGGATGCCCATCGAAGCATAGCTCTGATTATTGGACCATATGTTAAACAAGGAATTACTATCTCAACTAGATACACGACAATTAATCTTATCAAGACCATTGAAAAAATTCTTGGTATAGGTCCATTATCCGTTTACGACCAATTTTCTCAACCTATGAGCAATATCTTTGACCTGAAACAAAAAAACTGGTCTTATACTGCCATCGTTCCTGAAATATTGAACACGACCGATCTTCCTCTTCCGAATAAAAAACCAATCCAACATGCAGTACATGACAGCGCGTTCTGGAACGCGTTGATGTCAGAAGAAGATTTTTCTAAAGAAGATAAATTGGATGTAGATCGCTTTAATAAAGCTTTGTGGATAGGGTTGAAAGGAAACAATCAACCCTATCCTCATTTAAAGTTAAAAAATAAGAACTAA
- a CDS encoding cation diffusion facilitator family transporter, with translation MNQQKQINLFVSLSILVNFLLAAGKISFGLSGHSFALIADGLESLADIGSSFLVWFGIKISQIPPDPDHPFGHGKADPIAAFIVSILLMLCTLFVSIEAIKNLWVPTPLPSLYTLPAIGMIVIIKEIFYRIFKKLGENTGSLVLCADSWHHRSDALSSLAAFLGILLAVVTELKQADSIAAIVSAIIIFWNSIHLIRPSFLEMMDTAPSKNIEQKIRNLAEEVPGVIKIEKCRIRKSGQGLLMDIHVMVPGSLTVREGHIIGHKVKDKLCASPMNITDVVVHIEPVE, from the coding sequence ATGAACCAACAAAAGCAGATTAACCTCTTTGTTAGCTTAAGCATTCTGGTCAATTTCCTTTTGGCTGCTGGAAAAATTTCTTTTGGGCTTAGTGGCCATTCCTTTGCTTTAATAGCCGATGGTCTAGAATCTTTGGCTGATATAGGTTCTTCATTTCTTGTATGGTTTGGAATAAAAATTTCTCAAATTCCTCCTGACCCTGACCATCCTTTTGGCCATGGGAAAGCTGATCCTATCGCCGCATTCATTGTCTCCATACTCCTTATGCTTTGCACCCTATTCGTATCCATCGAAGCCATAAAAAACTTATGGGTTCCCACTCCCTTGCCTTCCCTCTATACCCTTCCTGCTATTGGCATGATCGTCATTATAAAAGAGATTTTTTATAGAATCTTTAAGAAACTTGGAGAAAATACCGGCAGTCTTGTTTTATGTGCTGATTCCTGGCATCATCGCTCCGACGCATTATCTTCTCTGGCCGCCTTTTTGGGAATTCTTCTTGCAGTCGTTACAGAGTTAAAACAGGCGGACAGTATCGCAGCGATCGTATCAGCTATAATCATTTTTTGGAACAGTATTCATCTTATTAGACCTTCTTTCCTTGAAATGATGGATACGGCTCCCTCAAAGAACATTGAACAGAAAATCCGAAATCTCGCAGAAGAAGTTCCAGGAGTCATAAAGATTGAAAAATGTCGGATTCGCAAAAGTGGCCAAGGTCTCCTGATGGATATCCATGTGATGGTACCCGGCTCGCTAACAGTCAGAGAAGGACATATTATCGGTCATAAGGTTAAAGATAAACTCTGTGCTTCCCCGATGAATATTACCGATGTGGTCGTCCATATCGAACCAGTAGAGTAA
- the trxA gene encoding thioredoxin, whose translation MIFDVNDFEKEVIDRSKTIPVVVDFWAAWCGPCRMLSPLLEELAVEAQGKWDLAKVNVDEQEAVAVAYGVSGIPDVRIFIDGEEKDRFIGLQPKAAIKSWLEKNLNQKALKIKWKTALDLFEQGKFHEALVAFEKEKEKPENPQEFLIYAKFLLLSDPQKALAVLQPEMESEDPFSYEAIKCLGTLLLGEEIEKLGETDEKKRFVEGLEAIKKLDIEKGLFHWISLLHINKNIGEGLVLKAVRSLFRYLGPRHPLSLKYSRAFSTAVNV comes from the coding sequence ATGATTTTCGATGTAAACGACTTTGAAAAAGAGGTTATCGATAGAAGCAAAACTATCCCTGTTGTTGTGGACTTTTGGGCAGCATGGTGCGGTCCATGCCGCATGTTGTCTCCTCTGCTAGAAGAGTTGGCAGTCGAAGCGCAAGGAAAATGGGATCTAGCAAAAGTGAATGTAGATGAACAAGAAGCAGTGGCTGTAGCGTACGGAGTGAGTGGAATTCCCGATGTGAGGATATTTATTGATGGTGAGGAAAAAGACCGCTTCATTGGGTTACAACCTAAAGCAGCAATTAAAAGTTGGCTGGAGAAAAATTTGAATCAAAAGGCGCTGAAGATAAAATGGAAAACAGCCCTCGATTTATTTGAGCAAGGGAAGTTCCATGAGGCGCTTGTGGCTTTTGAAAAAGAAAAGGAAAAGCCAGAGAATCCCCAGGAGTTTTTAATCTATGCGAAATTCCTTCTTTTGTCCGATCCGCAAAAAGCGTTGGCAGTTCTTCAACCAGAAATGGAATCGGAAGATCCATTTTCCTATGAGGCAATCAAATGTCTTGGAACTTTGTTGCTTGGTGAGGAAATAGAAAAATTGGGTGAAACTGATGAAAAAAAACGTTTTGTGGAGGGCCTGGAAGCAATCAAAAAATTGGATATAGAAAAAGGACTGTTTCATTGGATTTCTCTGTTGCATATAAATAAGAACATTGGAGAAGGATTAGTCTTAAAGGCGGTTCGTAGCTTATTTCGATATCTTGGTCCAAGACACCCGCTTTCTCTAAAATACAGCCGAGCTTTCTCTACAGCTGTCAATGTTTAA